TCTCAGATCACCTGTTGTGCATCGAAGTGCTGTGTGCTCAAGGAACTCTTATTTTACTTCATAAcggccccaaagcacaagagtagtgatgctggcaattcggGTTTGCCAAAGAGAAGCCGTAAAgtgtgaaaaggtgaaagttttcaacttaatagagaaaaaaatcatatgctgAGTTTGCTAAGATCTATGGTAAGAAAGAACCTTCGAtccatgaaagaagaaaaaaattcctgcTAGTTTTGCTGTGGCCCTTCAAACTGCACAAGTTACAGCCACAGTACATGATAAGcgcttagttaagatggaaaaggcattaaatttcTGTATGGGAGAGATGAACACAAACATGTTCCAAATGATGCCAGTCAGGTTTGGAACTGGTTTCAGGCTTTCACTGGAGGTGTTGGAACGTATGCCCTGGAGATAAATGGTACTGTTGTATTCAGACGCATCccctgttaaaaattaaaaacaattgatTAGACTAGTTTTTTAAGCCTAATGACATTTATCCATTATCTCTTACTTTGTTGGGCTAAACAAATCTCCCTTCTCTCAACTTTTTGTTCTTTATCTTAAATAGGGTAATCATATTTTTGTTCAGACTTCTCTAGTCTTTCCAAACTCATGTTTATAATGTGAAGGCTATAATATAAAACCATGCTCCTAGATTGATATTAAATGgctatttttttccacatttcttctGTGCCAGGTTTTGTGCTagacattttcatatatttttgttccTCTGTGAGGTAGGTAAGCGTGGTCAtgttttgtagatgaagaaactgactaGGAGAGTTTCAGAAAGTATAACTGACTTGAACAACACAGACGTTAGGGAGCTGACCCCTGTACAGttgaaaattcacatataacttcTCACTCCcctaaaacttaactactaatagcctactgtcaACTGGAAGCCTtatcaataacataaacagttgattaacacatactttgtaggttatatatatatatataatattcttaagtaagctagagaaaagaagatgttattaagaaaattgtaaggaagagaaaatatatttattcttcattaagtggaagtggatcatcataagaCATGTCTTCGTCTCCATTGTCTTCATAGTGagtaggctgagaaggaggaataagaggaagggttggtcttgctgtctcaggggtggcagaagtggaagaaaatccaAGTATAAGTGCACCctcacagttcaaacctgtgttgttcaagggtcaactgtatatccAAGTTCATACATATCATAAATGGTAGAACTAAGATGcaatttcagattttcaaattcaATTTCCAAGTCATATGATGACACTatttagaaaatcaaaattagtTTCCAGCTTTTACAAATCAAGCTGCTAGTAGTAATTCTAATACCATTATATGATTATTAATAATGCCACCACACTGATGGCTCAGCTGAGGACTAGAAAATAAGTCTTTAACaaaatttcctatttttattttatttttcttgcaatgATGCACAGCTGAGAACAGAAAATAAGTCTTAACACTCTCCCACAGATTGCAAGATGCACAGTCACCATGTCTAATGATTCCACATCTGATGCTGTCAAGGCcctagcattattcacaaaatgACTTAATTACAAATAACATTGTACTGATTATCTGTtatataacaaattatcccaaaacttagttaaaacaacaaacatttattatctcatagttcttGTGGGTGCCTCTGGTTTGATATCTCTCCTAAAGTTTGCATTCAGGTTGTAGGCCACGGCTGCAGCCTCATCTGCCTGTGAGAGGATTTGCTTCTAAGCTCACCCATGTCATTGTTGATGGAATTCCCATCTGTTTGGCTGAGGCCTTCATTCAGTTCCTTGTTGGTTACAGGCATCAGTTCCTTGCTACATGGACCTTCCTATGGAGAAGTACATATTATGGTAGCTGGCTTCCACCAAAGCAAGCGAGAGAATGAGAGCAGCCAGAAAGACAGAAGTCACAGTTTTTTGAAAACCTAATCATAGAAGTCACATCTCATCATGTTAGTATGTTATACTAATTAGAAGCTAATCACTAAGTTCTTCCCACACTGAAGAAAAGGGGATTGCTACAAGGATGTGAATATCATGAGAAAGGGATCATTAGGAGCCATCTTAGCGACTGCCTACCACAAATATTAGCCAATCtctttttaatgaaagaatattttttctacatttcCTAAATACTTAATTTAACCATTATTCCACAATACCCATAAGATAGAAATGGTTCTTCTTTCATAAGTCTTGCCAAGTCATCAGGCAACTTGCTGCTCTGGCACATGTATGCTGGATTGAGACCAGCAGATAGAGGAAAGAGAGGACAAGGCAAGTTTTCTCAGTGCTATTGCCATCTAAACTGAGACTGGAAGGAAAAGCAGGTGATTAGCCAAGGAAGAGGGTGAGGGAAGAGTGTTATAAGCAAAGGGAATAACAGGTACATACTAATGCCTGAAGATGAGAAAGACTCAATTTCAATATTAAGCATCTATATCCATTCTTCTTGGGTTATTACAGTTTGTGGTTATCCTTcccttgatcttagccaaaaggccgagaagcaatAGTTTGTGGTTATTTTTCATGGAGCTGTTTTAAACTGATCAGAATAACTGTTAAGTATTAAATTtatgattatttctattttagcaaagtagttttctttctttttatttatttatttattttgagacagggtcacactcttgctcaggctagagtgtcgCGGTggtatcatggctcactgcagcctcaacacccCAGGCTCaagctttcctcctgcctcagcctcccgagtagctgggactacaggtgtgaattaccatgctcagctagtttttattttacttttgcagagacaaggtcttactatgttgtccaggctggtctcgaattcctgtgctcaagtgatcctcctgtcttggcctcttaGAGTGCacgattacaggcagaagccactgcacccaggcctcAAAATAGTTCTCTAGGGGTCTGTCAGGTAAATTGGGCCTAAGAACTCTGAGTTTGTCCTGTCTACATGCACAACGACATTGCCTTCTCTTCTAATTTTGCTTCTGCCTGAGGTGATATCCTAAGGCTGAGCCTTCAGAATACTAGGTGCAGCAGATTTAATAACTGTGCGTGAATTTGGTCAACCTCATTAGCCCAACCCAATAGTTAAATTCCAATTAAAATATCTCCTGCTCctgacacaaaaaaagaaaaagtagtgaGGAACAGATTAGATTATTTTgaccttttaatttcctttaggcATTGGGTCTGTAGGTCAATGATGAATATTAACATGCTTTGTGTAATTAACATCAAGTCCCCTGATAAGTAGGGCAGGAAATTCTTCATAGTTAGTATTTTAGAaggatgcctgtaatctccatTTGCACAAAATAAACTGACATATGATTTTCCAGGAAGGATGTTAGAATAAATGACTATCCAATCGCAGGATAGAGATATATTGTTAGTAGGAAGTATACGTCCATTAAACTGATTGTCTGACtctggtttttaaactttttattatgtaGAATTTGGAACATACACAAGAATAAACAGAATATAATACTTTACCTTCCTGCTCTAACAACCATCAACTTACAATTAATCTTTTGCCACTCACACCTCTAACCTCCTCATATTATTTTTGAAGCTTATTCTAGCTTATTCCATATAATGTAAAAGATGATATAAAATCATTTCATCTAAGGATATTCCAGTATATACCTCTAATAGAGAAGCAGtcattgttttaaaacaaaactacagtACCATTTCtgtcctaaaaaagaaaaataatttcttggtattataatatttttcctttatacttatttttactttcttttatagtgagatagatgaatagataattAGTGGTTAAATTGGGGGTGATTTTACCCTGTAGGGGTcatttggcaatgtttggagaTATTTTTCTTACTAACtagggggtgctactggcatctagtcgttagaagccagggatgctgataAACACACAGGATGGTCCCCCAATAATAAAGAACTGTCTCTTCCAAAATGCCAGTGGTGCTGCTATGGAGAAATTCAGGTAGGCAGACATATAGGCAAATAGCAGTTACAAGGGACAAaagtttatacagaaaagagataCAAAATTAGGTGATTTAGGTAACCACACAAAGGACAAAAATGGATTTATAATTGAAAAGGTGATTCAGAATAGTTATTCCAATTGAGATGTCCCatgatgaaatggaatttgatgaTTGTTTTAAAGGGATCATCAGTGGCCTATAATTAATTAGTGGAACACGTGTTCTGGGTGCCGGTAAAGTAATCCAGAAAAATAGGTTTCTTACTTGGGCAGCAGAGTCAAAGGAagtaatgagcaaaatatttagtaaatatgaGTAGAATCTGTGTTCtgaaaaaatctagaaaaaattattttgaatccgCTAAAAAGTCTGTCACAAATGACTTTGTTTTATGTAAAACAATGCTATGGATATTAATGCTTGTGACacatttttaagacaaaaatgagTATTACTTACTTTAATGTAGACAGAACTATGCTCATTATTCTCCACACAGAACCCCTGGCAATAATTTACCTAGCAGCACAGTAGTTCATGCAGATCAAAGCTGCATTATTTAAGCATGTCCAGGGGGCAGGTTTTAGCTCTGTGCCTTttgctttaaggaaaaaaaaaatattggtttGCTTCTTGAGAGAAAGCAATGTTTAGCTAACTAGGTGCTTCATGCAAGTCCTACAATATTTAAACTCACATGAATTCCTCCTGTTATCTGGGAAGAACTCCCTTTCTGACCCAAATACTCTAAAATCTGAGGAAAGTACACAACAACTGTGGGAAAGCCAGTCTCTTCAAATGAACAGCAATGTATTTTCGTTTAAATTAAACCCGAATGTTAACTAGATTCAGGAAAGGAAATGGCAGAGGAGAGTCTGTCGTTGATATAGAATATGCCTTCCTGCGTCGGCTCACAGACAAGTGATGAAGTCCAACTCTGAAATTTCAGGCAATTTGTATACCAAGCTCCTCCTTTTCTGCAGTCTTCTTTTCCATTGGTAAAATTCTTTTGCAGGGTCATGTAGGGATCCCACCCCTTCTCTGTGTTTTCACTCTGAAGCTCTACACAACTTTACACCTGAATGAATGCCAAACCTCTGTGGATATATAAAGGGAAGCTTGAGGAGGAATTTCACAGTTACAGTGCAGAAGCAGAGGCAAAAGAATTAACCAGCTCTCCAGCCAAGCAAATCCTCTACTCACCATGCTTCCTCCTGCCATTCATTTCTATCTCCTTCCCCTTGCATGCATCCTAATGAAAAGctgtttggcttttaaaaatgatgCCACAGAAATCCTTTATTCACATGTGGTTAAACCTGTTCCAGCACACCCCAGCAGCAACAGCACGTTGAATCAAGCCAGAAATGGAGGCAGGCATTTCAGTAACACTGGACTGGATCGGAACAGTAAGTGTGTTTTACttgtacaggtttttttttttcttttctggtagcATTAGCTCACATTCCTGTAGAATTGTTTTATTGGTAACTAACCTGAACCATATATATTTTGTGAAACAACTTGAGAGTAATCTGCTGCATGTGTAGGCTGGCATTCTTCCCTAGGTAGTGATTTTAAAGTTAACGTAACTAAAACAGTGGTTTAATAACGCAAGCACAGACTGAAGTTTTATCAAACAtccacaaagaaaacatttccagGAATTAAACTATTGTTTTGTCAAAATCATGCAAAAtgacagttttaaaaagtattgttttAGATAGCTCAAGTTCCGGTTGTTTTGTCAATTTATTTCAGGGCATATGCAATTTTGGTAAAGTGTATAAATGtaactaatatatattattagtTACCATCCACAAATAAATATAGGGAATcacaagggaaaaaaggaagcttCCAGGAGAAAAAATTTGTTTACATTGGATTTCTAAAATATGTCTAGTGAGATGGTCGAAAGTTTTGATGATGCTCAATGTAAAAGAGGGATAAACTAAAAATGTTGGAGaatcacatttttctaaaataattcctTGTTGTCCCATTCAAAATTTAGATAATTGTGTATTTCTGTGACAGACTGGGGACATTTTTGTAACTTAAGAGATGTAAAACAACAGCTTAGTTGACACACTAATTGACCACTGGTTAGGGGGATTCAAATTTCCCCTAACTTTTGTTTCTATCTTTTCCTTTAGAAGAGACCACATGCTAATAATCAggttttaagagagagagagagagaaacagtgcACAGGAAATCTTACACAAATCTTTTGCCTCTCcttcttcactccattcaactacgaAAAGTAGTTTTGACCTTTGAAAAGTCAAAGCAAATATGACTGTTAACATCTAAGAAAGCTAAGATGTTTTAACTTTCACGAAGATGGTTGCTTTTAAGTACACAGGACATATCTGATTATTATTAGATTACTGAGCAATGTTGTGGGTATTTGTTGTCAATGAACTGTCACGGCAAAAATGCCAAATCTGTAtatacacaggaacagaaagcttgACAAGACAAAATTATTTCTGGCTATTTCCAGGTGCATTCCTGAGGCAGCTGCAGGAAGGTGAGCTGGAGGCAGAATCAGGCACGCTGAGCACACTATCCAACCAAACAATTTACGCTTTGCATTTTAATCCCACAATTCTAGATTTCTATGCATGCATGTCTATATACATAAGTTTTTCCACAACTGTCACGTTCTCCTTAAGCTATATCTCTTACCTCAGAAGTACTAGCATACAGAGATGAAGTGAAACTCCTGATTCAGTTCGACTTTGACTTATCTTTCAGTACTTTTTGTGGAACCACTTCAGTGTcccttatcatttttatttgtaaaatgtcagCAGCCTGTACTTttaaacatcctttttttttttttcctggttggcAAGCCTTGATTTCTTTTCAAGGTTGTTATAGGCAATTCTCCTCAAGTTTAGATAACAAAGCAAGGGTaaggaaaacttaaaatatttaaagattaatttttgctttaattaCATAAGGCATGTAACAAGGAACAGCCAATTAGAGAACATACCTATCAAATCcaaataactaaaacaaaaagTTTGCCATGACCAATATTCAGGAAATGAACACCGTGGTTCCTTTTGCAGTTGTAAATCAGACATGTTAGGCATTTTTCTGCCATAAAATTCATGGAAATGTAGCCAAGTTGTTATGGCAACCATACGTTCCTGATTTAGGggcttttatattctttgagtCTTGAGTTGTAGTGGCATTTTACATTTCAAACATTttactgtttgtattttttaaaagatagtttgggaatttatgtttaaaacatAGTTATTAAGTTTGATATGCAAAATGTCAGATgttgtacacatatgtatgtctGAGTCTCTGCAGCTAAAGtctataattgaaataaaatattaccgaGAGCATATGCATTATACACAATATTTAAATGGCTACCACATTTTTTctcaacagatttttaaaaagcctaattAAAAACACTTGCAGACATTAACCAATATGACCCTTGAGAAAGAGAATATTAAAGTATACTCTTTTAACTCATTGAATAATGAATATTTACACATAAATGGAAGAGCTGCTAACCCCTTATTGGAGAGTGAGACTAAGGAAATTGGATTTTCAAACACTCTAATAAGCAATTAgctaatgttatatataaaaaaaatcaggcctacattttttttcccaaaaaagtTATAGCCATGTAAACTGATGATTTTCATGAAAGTGTCCCTATACTATccagacagattttttttcactgtGAAAATAAAGTAGGTGCTCACTTTCTATTTGGCAATTTGGTGTCATTTGcctattatttttgtcattgcagatcactttttaaaaggtcttcatttgcattttttctctgatgcacattcttttttgtttcctgcAGCTCGGGTTCAAGTGGGTTGCCGGGAACTGCGTTCCACCAAATACATCTCTGATGGCCAGTGCACCAGCATCAGCCCTCTGAAGGAGCTGGTGTGTGCTGGCGAGTGCTTGCCCCTGTCAGTGCTCCCTAACTGGATTGGAGGAGGCTATGGAACAAAGTACTGGAGCAGGAGGAGCTCCCAGGAGTGGCGGTGCGTCAATGACAAAACCCGTACCCAGAGAATCCAGCTGCAGTGCCAAGATGGCAGCACACGCACCTACAAAATCACAGTAGTCACTGCCTGCAAGTGCAAGAGGTACACCCGGCAGCACAACGAGTCCAGTCACAACTTTGAGAGCATGTCACCTGCCAAGCCAGTCCAGCATCACAGAGAGCGGAAAAGAGCCAGCAAATCCAGCAAGCACAGCATGAGTTAGAACTCAGACTCCCATAACTAGACTTACTAGTGTAACCATCTGCTTTACAGATTTGATTGCTTGGAAGACTCAAGCCTGCCATTGCTATTTTCTCACTTGAAAGTATATGCTTTCTGCTTTGATCAAACCCAGCAAGCTGTCTTAAGTACAGGACCTTCTTTGGgaatagtttttccttttcaagtTTTTCAAGATGTAGGTATATCCGTGAATGCAATTTGCATTTAAATTCCACGTATCCTGTAGTTTTAATTCCTCATTGTTCTTAAAAGACTGTTGATACTATAAACATCAGTgaatcattatattttaaaacagaaaagggcTTCTCAGATACCCTCCATCTACTGGCCCATCCCCTCTCCTAAACAAAACTCCTTCCAaacagaaaggttaaaaaaaaattgttgtcatGAATCTTCATAACATTTCAGAAAGGTGCTTTTTTGGTACTCTTCATGGGAACAGTTTAGCAGCCATGAGTGATCTTCCTatgaaagagaatgaaagacCTTGTGACATTTCACTTCAAAAATAAGCCCTGTAGCTCTTTACAGTCGCATCGTATGAAATTATACCCTGCATGCTGACCCtcgcttggaatggaatgccagaAATGCATGGCAGCGGCTAATAAGTAAAGCTGATTAACTATTTATTTGTCAATGTTATTATTTAATGAGCTTTCACATGTGATTTGtttcaaaatgttaattttttaatgttttgaaactTTTTCATGGACCTAAATATTTTCCTATATGATTTGTGGTTGAttagaaatatgaaaatacatgttGTAGAtatgtaaaatgaatattttagtcTCCTTATTACATATATGTTCATGGTGAAATTTATCAACTGTATGGATCTTTTTAAATCAATAAGATGCTTTGTAAAGTTGAAATACGTAATACTTTCTTGTTTAATCTGTGCAATCAGAAGGTGTCTTGACCTTCAATTCAACTGGtttcttttaacaaaaataaacactgcTAAAAGTTATTGTTGTTGCCTCTAACATGTATAAAGGGTGCAAAAATTGTAGAATAAATGTATAAGGgtaattgctatttttttttctaagtcacGTTCAAGCTTTGACAGAAGTATCATTCTaagagaggagacagagggagacagggagTCTATCTCTTCAGTAAATGGGAGGTTGCAAAAGTTGGGTGTCAATCCAGCAATAAGTAGTCATGAGAATATCAAATTTACATACACCAGTGGATGCCAAGTCTGCTGCTCATTATAATCACCTGGGGGAGATATGAGACCCAATGCCCAGGTTTTCATCCACATTACATCAGAATTTCTTGGGGTAGAGCTCAAATATCAGCAGGTTTTAAAGTTTTCCAGATGATCTCAATGTACAGCTAAATttgagaaaggaaagaattgTGAAGAAATCAATATCTTATCTTGGAGAACACTGAATACTATTGTATGGCCCACAAaccaaaaacatgaaataaaaacaaaggaaacaaaagctAATTTTTGAGTGTTTTCAATTTTGGCATGTTGTTATATTGAGCAACATAGTGTCTTGAAGCAGATTATACAGTTGAAGGACTAGTGTCAATTCAATCAAATGATTGATTTCATCACTCCAAATGAAGAAAACCAAAGAGGCTCATGATGTATTGGTAATATTTTCTGGGTTTTCCCTTTTGGGATGCTGAGCACGAAAGACTCCTTAGTACTTTTTTTGTAGTAGATTGTTGTTTTTGTAATCACTAGTCTGAAAATCACATGTAAATTACATATAGTATAGTAAGCTAAACAAGGACATTAATATTGTTGCTTCCCTGTGAGAAGCAGAAGCATCTAAAAAAAACTCTAGATTTTATAATAATGCTAACTGTTATACCaccaaataaagaaacaaatcatAGCCTACTACTGATTTCTCTTTCAGTCTTAATAAGGAtcttaaattatttcatattacATCATCATATTACTGCATGAAAAATTCGTAATAAACATAGGTTGAATATACCAAATATGTCTTGTTTCATATGTCTAATTTACCTGTCCATCCTCAATGAGGGATATTTAAGATAACGCAGAAAATTTCAGATACAGACACTTTGGCCATTTCTTCCTTCTCAACAAGACAGCACCTTCTACAGAAGACCTTAGAGATGGTCTCAAGAATTAGTGTGCCCTAAGCTCTGAGGCATAAAAAGGACTTGATCTGACAACAGCTTTTCACAATCAAGAAGACTATGTTGTTGTGCTTTACTAAAACAAAGTTTTTGGTGATAATAAAATGCTGAAATCTTCAGTGATTTGATTCCTAATAGTGTATTAGCAAATGGACcataaatatacaagaaaaaagaaatgtaataaaaGAAGCTTATAAATAAGACTTCTGTAGTCTCTGCTAAGTCAAAAATTGGATCTATTTCTAATGATCACATGCAATTTACTGATCCGTTTCAGGCCATGTTACATTGATGATGCATTCATTGTATCATCTTTAACATCAAATGGCAGGAAAAGGTCAGCAGTCAATAAGAAAGGCCTAGAATAAAATCAGTGTCTCAgtgaagtaaaaattaaaagccaaaagaaataatagctttctagttataattttaaaatgctaaaaatcatACGTGTCTCAACTGCTAATTATATTTTGTGGTTTATTTTCAGTTAACTCATGTGTTCCAATCTTATAAACTGCATAATTTTACTATCACTTTAGTAACTATCATCTCAAAATGGTAGATTATGATAATTTTAGCATATTCTTACCTCTAGTTTACATTAATAATATCTATCCATGAAATGATAGAAATTTAGAGGTGTTCTTAATTAAACTTAATAAGCATATTAAATTTAATGAATTactaatttaataaatttactttGGCCACTATACATCAAGGACTTCTTCAAATGGTTTCACAGATACATAGACAAAtgaatagatataaatatattgatatttatagaTAAGTATACATTGACATATATATCAATaacaagaatgaaagaaaaattaacagcatATACACAAATGACTAATATATAGTATGCTAGACCTAAGCCAAACATGGacataaaacctttaaaaatatctgtttgcaggctgggcatggtggctcacgcctgtaataccagcactttcggagaccgaggcgggtggatcacttgaggccaggatttcgagaccagcctgaccaacatggtgaaaccccacctctactaaaaatacaaaagttagctgggcatgttggcacatgcctgtaatcccagctactcgggaggctgaggcacgagagtcgcttgaacctgggaggcggaagttgcagtaagccaagattgccactgcattccagcctgggcaacagagcgagactcgtctcaaaaaaaaatctatttgcaaaaaagttaatattttaactacagatcatttatatttattaatttgtgttggTTACAACCAACCAATAACTGGCAACATGCTGTTGGCCAtgtttattttactatatattttttgaaagcaACCAAAATTAGAATGCGTGTGTTTAAATAAAAGACGCTGAGCCTTAATTCATTTCTGCTCTGTTATCAAATGAGTAAGGTTTTACCAGGAGATCTTGCAGTATCATCCATCCCGTAAATCACTACTGAATGTCTACTATATtgctagaattttgtttttactatgTAACATGATCTGTTTACTGAGCGTGATGTTTCTAATAGATGCTCAGTGGAATGGTTATACTAAGAAGTTGTGAGTAGAGAGAATAATATTTAGCAGCAGCCAAATCAGAAAACTTCCAAATTTCTGAATAAAATTAAAGCTTCTGGAAGCTTAAATTTAGTATGTTGCAGCTTTCTCCATTTGCCATCACCGTGAAATTTTAGATATCAAAATATAATTCATTATATTTGTAATTAACACATGATTTAGATTATATTTAACTCTAAAAAGtactttttaatcttaaaatggCAATTAACTCCATGCCCTAAATTCAGCATTTACATGCTTTATATGATCTTATCATActgataaaaaatgaaatgcatgGCAAGGTTTTGATGGAATCCTTGAAGAAACTGAGAAGGAGTTCAGTGGGGAGGTGACTTAGGATGCTCGGTGTGAGAAAGCAGCATTCTCTTGTTAGAATGTTTCCTTCCCTCAAAGGCAGATAGAGATGACTCTCATCTTGGTTTCATTGGAACCTATTAAAATGTAGCtctatgttgaatggaaatgagTCTAGATTTGTGAACTAGGTAGACATTTGGTCACCAGAAAACTCTGTTGCATCTGCAAAGAGACCTACTGGAATAGATATCCCAAAAGACATTGTGTTTGTCAGTGTCATTTTCAGTTCTACTGGTGCATCATTCTTAATGTAATAGCTAATTTCACATTTCGTGCGTTTTCCTGCATATTTTGCAAATTGTCTTGAAGAGCTGTAGGGTAACTACTGCAGGAATTTTGAAATCTCAAAGGGAAAATGTTTTGGTTTCCAGGTTCAAGAAttgatttaaatgaattaataccaAACTGAATGCATAATTATTTCCAGAGCAAATTAAACTGAGTTTATCATCTGCGTTTGGCTCACTTGCTG
This DNA window, taken from Pongo pygmaeus isolate AG05252 chromosome 6, NHGRI_mPonPyg2-v2.0_pri, whole genome shotgun sequence, encodes the following:
- the SOSTDC1 gene encoding sclerostin domain-containing protein 1 isoform X1, coding for MLPPAIHFYLLPLACILMKSCLAFKNDATEILYSHVVKPVPAHPSSNSTLNQARNGGRHFSNTGLDRNTRVQVGCRELRSTKYISDGQCTSISPLKELVCAGECLPLSVLPNWIGGGYGTKYWSRRSSQEWRCVNDKTRTQRIQLQCQDGSTRTYKITVVTACKCKRYTRQHNESSHNFESMSPAKPVQHHRERKRASKSSKHSMS
- the SOSTDC1 gene encoding sclerostin domain-containing protein 1 isoform X2; the protein is MFCYVMREAVFPQGRRNRSKPEAHPSSNSTLNQARNGGRHFSNTGLDRNTRVQVGCRELRSTKYISDGQCTSISPLKELVCAGECLPLSVLPNWIGGGYGTKYWSRRSSQEWRCVNDKTRTQRIQLQCQDGSTRTYKITVVTACKCKRYTRQHNESSHNFESMSPAKPVQHHRERKRASKSSKHSMS